A DNA window from Chelativorans sp. AA-79 contains the following coding sequences:
- a CDS encoding Lrp/AsnC family transcriptional regulator has protein sequence MNDNFPTIDMIDRKIVRELQKDASLSQRELAERVGLSQNACWRRLQRLRAEGILGDMQTRVNLEAFGLDLTVFVMIRTRHHSVEWATRFRSHVERLPEVTGFYRIGGDWDYLVKVVTRGMKGYDAFYKRLTTDFDLATVTGFFSMEEIIDERPVDVLQIR, from the coding sequence ATGAACGATAATTTTCCCACAATTGATATGATTGATCGAAAGATCGTGCGCGAGCTGCAAAAGGACGCCTCGCTGTCCCAGCGCGAGCTGGCGGAGCGGGTCGGCCTGTCGCAAAACGCCTGCTGGCGCAGGCTTCAGCGGCTTCGGGCCGAGGGCATTCTGGGCGACATGCAGACGCGAGTGAACCTGGAGGCGTTCGGCCTCGACCTCACCGTCTTCGTGATGATTCGCACCCGCCACCACTCCGTCGAATGGGCGACCCGCTTCCGCAGCCATGTCGAGCGGCTGCCGGAGGTCACCGGCTTCTATCGGATCGGCGGCGACTGGGACTATCTGGTCAAGGTGGTGACGCGCGGCATGAAGGGCTACGACGCCTTCTACAAGCGGCTGACCACCGATTTCGACCTTGCAACCGTCACCGGTTTCTTCTCGATGGAAGAGATCATTGACGAGCGCCCCGTGGACGTGCTGCAGATCCGGTGA
- a CDS encoding NAD/NADP octopine/nopaline dehydrogenase family protein, producing MRVAILGAGGVALAMAAMLEQAGHTVAVWSPSGASIGELATSDLVTTGVIEHRLRVAFVPTAAEAVKEANVIIVALPANGHRNVFDAALPHVAPGQTVIVSAQLSMGALYLAQRLEQRGVDVTVIAFATTVLMGRRSGPDTVAIGGIRNLLEIAVLPEHRASEGLQTCRALFGDRFRLAANLTAIALSNLNPPIHMASALCNFTRIEKAEYWANYDAITPSVARFIEALDAERLAVAAAHGVSVRSVEDHYRLTFGFAEGMSVAEMAAAVHEKRKGPPGPTSLETRFVTEDVPFGIVQVIDLAREKSVPVPLHKAGVAIFCALYGRDFRAENDLLPAIHR from the coding sequence ATGCGGGTGGCAATTCTCGGGGCAGGGGGCGTCGCGCTCGCAATGGCGGCCATGCTCGAGCAGGCCGGCCACACGGTGGCGGTCTGGTCGCCGTCGGGAGCGAGCATCGGCGAGCTCGCGACGTCCGACCTTGTCACTACCGGCGTCATCGAGCACCGGTTGCGTGTTGCCTTCGTGCCTACGGCCGCCGAAGCGGTGAAGGAGGCGAATGTGATCATCGTCGCCTTGCCTGCCAACGGCCATCGCAACGTCTTCGACGCTGCGCTGCCGCATGTCGCGCCCGGCCAGACGGTCATCGTCAGCGCGCAATTGTCGATGGGCGCGCTCTATCTCGCGCAGCGTCTCGAACAGCGCGGGGTGGACGTGACGGTGATCGCATTTGCTACCACCGTGCTCATGGGGCGCCGCTCCGGCCCGGATACCGTCGCCATCGGCGGTATCCGCAACCTTCTGGAGATCGCGGTCCTGCCCGAGCATCGGGCGTCGGAGGGGCTGCAGACCTGCCGCGCGCTGTTCGGCGACCGCTTCCGGCTTGCCGCCAACCTTACCGCGATCGCGCTCAGCAACCTCAATCCGCCGATCCACATGGCGAGCGCCCTGTGCAACTTCACCCGCATCGAGAAGGCCGAGTACTGGGCCAACTACGACGCGATCACGCCGTCTGTCGCGCGCTTCATCGAGGCGCTCGACGCCGAGCGGCTGGCGGTTGCCGCTGCGCATGGCGTGTCGGTGCGCAGCGTCGAGGATCACTACCGCCTGACCTTCGGCTTTGCGGAAGGCATGAGTGTTGCCGAGATGGCGGCGGCCGTCCACGAAAAGCGCAAGGGGCCCCCCGGTCCGACATCGCTCGAAACCCGCTTCGTCACCGAGGACGTGCCCTTCGGCATCGTGCAGGTGATCGACCTCGCAAGGGAAAAGAGCGTGCCCGTTCCGCTTCACAAAGCCGGGGTGGCGATCTTCTGTGCGCTCTACGGGCGGGATTTCCGTGCCGAGAACGACCTCCTTCCGGCCATACACCGATAG
- a CDS encoding hydantoinase B/oxoprolinase family protein, which yields MNKLLSVSETASVQLDPVTTEVVGSALMTIVEEMGKAIVRAAYSANIKERQDCSTVIFDTEGRTLAQAERIPVHLGSLLGISEWVMKNVDLSTVEPGDVFIGNDAHTGGGTHLNDIVFLEPVFFEERLVAWVTNLAHHSDFVDRGHDHIYQEGLRIPPIRLYRKGVLQQDIMDLVLLNCQVPHERINDFRAQMAANRLGVQRYQALCSKYGEHVVRAAGAEVLDYAERKTRTGIATIPDGVYFNECRFDTPSYDQLLDLKVKVEVKGDEITIDLRDNPAQVRAGINMVYTATLATVYFAVKSLVDPGIPANSGFHRPIHVIADEGSVFNAVSPAAVYTRTDIGQRLVDMIFAALSAAIPERICAACTGGGLMTFSGMHPRTGRFYVYNEMCGGSMGGRAAQDGLDGVQVHTTNTANIPIEALEFEHPVMVERYELVQDSGGPGKWRGGMTMRRQIRVLDHTATVNAGGTNSIIPPWGLFGAHDGRTTNVELGEGVAALKNRNGRVGPGRTLAMVASSGGGYGNPKERDRDLVRRDLKEERISLQAARDIYGLDV from the coding sequence ATGAACAAGCTCCTCTCAGTCTCGGAAACCGCGTCCGTGCAACTCGATCCCGTAACCACGGAGGTCGTCGGCAGCGCGCTGATGACGATTGTCGAGGAAATGGGCAAGGCCATCGTGCGCGCCGCCTATTCGGCCAACATCAAGGAGCGGCAGGACTGCTCCACGGTGATCTTCGACACTGAAGGCCGCACGCTAGCGCAGGCCGAGCGCATTCCCGTGCATCTGGGCTCGCTGCTCGGCATCTCGGAATGGGTGATGAAGAATGTCGATCTGTCGACGGTCGAGCCGGGCGACGTCTTCATCGGCAACGATGCCCATACCGGCGGCGGCACGCATCTCAACGACATCGTCTTTCTTGAGCCGGTCTTCTTCGAGGAGAGGCTGGTGGCGTGGGTAACGAACCTCGCGCATCACTCCGACTTCGTCGACCGCGGCCACGACCATATCTATCAGGAAGGTCTGCGCATTCCGCCGATCCGCCTCTACCGCAAGGGCGTGCTGCAGCAGGATATCATGGATCTGGTGCTGCTGAACTGTCAGGTCCCGCACGAGCGCATCAACGATTTCCGCGCCCAGATGGCGGCCAATCGGCTGGGCGTCCAGCGATATCAGGCACTGTGCTCAAAGTACGGCGAGCATGTCGTGCGCGCGGCAGGTGCCGAGGTGCTGGACTACGCCGAGCGCAAGACCCGCACCGGCATCGCCACCATCCCGGACGGCGTGTACTTCAACGAATGTCGTTTCGATACGCCCTCCTACGACCAACTGCTTGACCTCAAGGTGAAAGTCGAGGTCAAGGGTGACGAGATTACGATCGACCTGCGCGACAATCCCGCGCAGGTTCGCGCCGGCATCAACATGGTCTACACGGCCACGCTCGCCACGGTCTATTTCGCCGTCAAGTCGCTGGTTGATCCGGGCATTCCGGCCAATTCCGGCTTCCATCGTCCCATACACGTCATTGCGGATGAAGGCTCCGTCTTCAACGCGGTCTCGCCCGCAGCCGTTTACACCCGCACCGACATCGGTCAGCGGCTGGTGGACATGATCTTCGCAGCGCTTTCCGCCGCCATCCCCGAGCGCATCTGCGCGGCCTGCACGGGCGGTGGCCTGATGACGTTTTCGGGCATGCACCCGCGCACCGGCCGCTTCTACGTCTATAACGAGATGTGCGGCGGCAGCATGGGCGGACGCGCCGCGCAGGACGGGCTTGACGGCGTGCAGGTGCACACCACCAACACCGCCAACATTCCCATCGAGGCGCTCGAATTCGAGCATCCCGTCATGGTCGAGCGCTATGAGCTGGTGCAGGACTCCGGCGGCCCCGGCAAATGGCGCGGCGGCATGACGATGCGCCGGCAGATCCGCGTGCTCGACCATACCGCGACAGTCAATGCCGGCGGCACCAATTCGATCATCCCGCCGTGGGGTCTGTTCGGCGCCCATGACGGTCGCACCACCAATGTCGAGCTGGGCGAGGGCGTTGCGGCGCTGAAGAACCGCAACGGCCGCGTCGGTCCGGGCCGGACGCTGGCGATGGTCGCATCGTCGGGTGGCGGCTACGGCAACCCGAAGGAGCGCGACCGCGACCTCGTCCGGCGAGACCTGAAAGAGGAGCGCATCTCGCTTCAGGCCGCCCGCGACATTTACGGGCTGGACGTCTGA
- a CDS encoding hydantoinase/oxoprolinase family protein, which produces MSQDNSQPSSARLRVGVDSGGTFTDVCVFDESTGDVLVWKVSSTPRDPSEGIATGIEQALGELGGEAARGAVAYFGHGTTVGTNALITGNGADTGLITTAGFRDILEIRRQKRPDLYDLQTVKPPVLASRDKRLEVRERILFDGTVQTELNEGDVRAAVRKLKQDGVGAVAICTLFSFIEPKHEARIRAIVEEEYPGAFISVSHEIAPEFREYERLSTTVVNAYLGPIMRAYLDRLTPRLEAIGVHAEPHLTQSNGGVISCETAKAQPVRTVLSGPAAGVMAALTIGRSTGYDNLITFDMGGTSSDVSLIDRGRPQMANDIEVHGYPLKVPMLDIHTVGAGGGSIAYVDNGLLKVGPRSAGASPGPVCYGLGNDEPTVTDANVVLGILNQTHLLNGRMAIDASASRAAVERLAEKLGIGVMDAAQGIIRVVVANMAKAIRVISVERGYDPRDYVMLAFGGAGPIHAARLAAELDIPRVMIPKHPGIMCALGLLQSDLRTNLALTRMMALGSDSLAPLEAGFAQLRERADDWFAAEKIPAGDRRLNRAVDMRYGGQGYELTVDWPEDASPETVLDALRRNFEDAHRQLYGYVADEEPIQITTLRAEAIGLVPKAEQKSYPPATGDVAATVIGTRSVWLPEMGAVVDVPLYDRERLQPGHVVKGPAVIEQMDSTTLVLPAQAATVDAYLNLMLEASG; this is translated from the coding sequence TTGTCTCAGGACAACTCCCAGCCCTCTTCCGCCCGGTTGCGCGTCGGCGTCGATTCGGGCGGCACCTTCACCGATGTCTGCGTGTTTGACGAAAGCACCGGCGACGTTCTGGTCTGGAAGGTGTCCAGCACGCCGCGCGACCCCTCCGAAGGCATCGCTACAGGTATCGAGCAGGCGCTCGGGGAGTTGGGCGGCGAGGCCGCTCGCGGGGCGGTAGCCTATTTCGGTCACGGCACGACGGTCGGTACCAATGCGCTGATCACCGGCAACGGTGCCGACACCGGCCTTATCACCACCGCCGGTTTCCGTGACATCCTTGAAATACGGCGTCAGAAGCGGCCCGATCTCTACGATTTGCAGACAGTGAAGCCGCCAGTTCTCGCCAGCCGCGACAAGCGGCTGGAGGTGCGCGAGCGCATCCTGTTCGACGGCACGGTGCAGACCGAGCTGAACGAGGGCGACGTACGTGCGGCGGTTCGCAAGCTGAAGCAGGACGGCGTCGGCGCCGTGGCGATCTGCACGCTTTTCTCCTTCATCGAGCCGAAACACGAGGCGCGTATCCGCGCCATCGTCGAGGAGGAGTATCCCGGGGCCTTCATCTCGGTCTCGCACGAGATCGCGCCCGAGTTCCGCGAATATGAGCGCCTGTCCACCACGGTGGTCAACGCCTATCTCGGGCCGATCATGCGCGCCTATCTGGATCGTCTCACGCCGCGTCTGGAGGCCATCGGGGTTCATGCCGAGCCGCATCTCACGCAGAGCAATGGCGGCGTCATCTCCTGCGAGACGGCCAAGGCGCAGCCGGTCCGCACGGTGCTGTCCGGACCGGCCGCGGGTGTGATGGCGGCTTTGACCATTGGTCGCTCGACAGGCTACGACAACCTCATCACCTTCGACATGGGCGGCACGTCCAGCGACGTGTCGCTGATCGATCGCGGTCGTCCGCAGATGGCCAACGACATCGAGGTTCACGGCTACCCGCTCAAGGTGCCGATGTTGGACATTCACACCGTGGGCGCCGGCGGCGGCTCCATCGCGTATGTCGACAACGGCCTTCTCAAGGTCGGCCCGCGCTCGGCAGGCGCATCTCCGGGACCAGTGTGCTACGGCCTCGGCAATGACGAGCCGACTGTCACCGACGCCAATGTCGTGCTTGGGATACTCAACCAGACGCACCTGCTCAACGGCCGCATGGCGATCGATGCTTCCGCTTCCCGCGCGGCGGTCGAGCGGCTGGCCGAAAAGCTCGGCATCGGTGTCATGGACGCGGCGCAGGGCATCATCCGCGTCGTCGTCGCCAACATGGCCAAGGCCATTCGCGTCATTTCGGTCGAGCGCGGTTACGATCCGCGCGACTATGTCATGCTCGCCTTCGGTGGCGCCGGCCCCATCCATGCTGCCCGCCTCGCAGCCGAGCTCGACATTCCGCGTGTCATGATCCCCAAGCATCCCGGCATCATGTGTGCCCTGGGGCTGTTGCAGTCCGACCTGCGCACCAATCTCGCCCTGACGCGGATGATGGCGCTCGGGTCGGATTCGCTTGCACCTCTGGAAGCCGGCTTCGCTCAACTTCGGGAGCGCGCCGACGACTGGTTCGCAGCCGAGAAGATTCCCGCTGGCGATCGCCGCCTCAACCGTGCCGTCGACATGCGCTACGGCGGACAGGGCTACGAGCTGACCGTGGATTGGCCGGAGGATGCTTCTCCCGAGACGGTTCTCGATGCGTTGCGCCGGAACTTCGAGGACGCGCATCGCCAGCTCTACGGCTATGTCGCCGACGAGGAGCCGATCCAGATCACGACCCTGCGCGCCGAGGCGATCGGCCTGGTTCCGAAAGCCGAGCAGAAGTCTTATCCGCCGGCAACCGGCGACGTCGCTGCGACCGTCATCGGCACGCGCAGCGTCTGGCTGCCGGAAATGGGTGCAGTCGTCGACGTGCCGCTCTACGATCGCGAGCGCCTCCAGCCTGGCCACGTGGTCAAAGGGCCTGCCGTCATCGAGCAGATGGATTCCACCACGCTCGTGCTGCCGGCGCAGGCCGCCACCGTCGACGCCTATCTCAACCTGATGCTCGAGGCCTCCGGATGA
- a CDS encoding GntR family transcriptional regulator, whose amino-acid sequence MKQETTSTQGRLADIIERDIYQGVLAPGMWLKQIDLEERYGCTRLSLRHALEQLQTRKIVQHVPNRGYYVPSVDQTAVREIMQARAYVEMSVCDNLVANISDDSIAKLSYLASLFADSIKSGTVLQQDEANHAFHRELLRSCKNQVMVEIIWDLRLRVPISVQRANNTPTRLERSAREHFEMVEALRLRDAERLRAITESHVTYPSEAGR is encoded by the coding sequence ATGAAGCAGGAAACGACTTCGACCCAGGGGCGCCTTGCCGACATCATCGAGCGCGACATCTACCAGGGCGTTCTGGCGCCTGGCATGTGGCTGAAGCAGATCGATCTGGAGGAGCGGTACGGCTGCACGCGTCTGTCCCTCCGGCACGCGCTCGAGCAGCTCCAGACGCGGAAGATCGTCCAGCACGTCCCGAACCGGGGTTACTACGTACCGTCGGTCGACCAGACTGCCGTGCGCGAGATCATGCAGGCACGCGCCTATGTGGAAATGTCGGTCTGCGACAATCTCGTGGCCAATATCAGCGACGACTCAATCGCCAAATTGTCATACCTTGCAAGCCTTTTCGCCGATTCCATCAAATCCGGCACCGTACTGCAGCAGGACGAAGCGAACCATGCGTTCCATCGCGAATTGCTGCGCTCCTGCAAGAACCAGGTGATGGTGGAGATTATCTGGGATCTGCGCCTGCGCGTTCCGATCTCGGTTCAACGCGCGAACAATACCCCGACCCGCCTCGAACGCTCCGCACGCGAACATTTCGAGATGGTGGAAGCCTTGCGCCTGCGCGACGCGGAGCGCCTGCGCGCCATCACCGAAAGCCACGTCACCTATCCGTCGGAAGCCGGGCGCTGA
- a CDS encoding alpha/beta hydrolase encodes MPTVALNGATFVYDEAGSADAEPIIALHGGRGIGDRHGEFNAWSALSDTYRLIAYDQRGCGQTSLTPPYTFEQLADDVEAFRQTLCGGRRIILQGGSFGGMIALTYAVKYPQGLSRLILRGTAPSHHNEDDAFETFRARLHKASSASEGMLRKMFSDTVVDDTELRLIWLALQPLYFEKFDPDAALERTRTMHLHAETHNALFKERSYDLRDRLPEIQVPTLVIVGAEDWICTPNHSRLIADQVPNAELFEVPGANHAVHVEANDIVISAARDFLARSAG; translated from the coding sequence GTGCCTACTGTCGCACTGAACGGCGCAACGTTCGTCTATGACGAGGCCGGTTCCGCCGACGCCGAGCCGATCATCGCGCTGCACGGCGGGCGCGGCATCGGCGACCGCCACGGCGAGTTCAACGCCTGGTCCGCGCTGTCGGACACCTACAGACTGATCGCGTACGACCAGCGCGGCTGCGGCCAGACCAGCCTCACGCCTCCTTATACGTTCGAGCAGCTTGCCGACGACGTCGAGGCGTTCCGGCAGACGCTGTGCGGCGGCCGCAGGATTATCCTTCAAGGCGGCTCTTTCGGGGGTATGATCGCGCTCACCTATGCGGTCAAGTACCCGCAGGGGCTCTCGCGGCTCATCCTGCGGGGAACCGCGCCCAGCCACCACAACGAGGACGACGCCTTCGAAACATTCCGCGCGCGGCTGCACAAGGCGTCAAGCGCATCCGAGGGGATGCTGCGCAAGATGTTTTCCGACACGGTGGTCGACGACACCGAACTGCGGTTGATCTGGCTTGCTCTGCAGCCGCTCTACTTCGAGAAATTCGATCCGGACGCGGCTCTCGAGCGCACCCGCACGATGCATCTGCACGCCGAAACCCACAACGCGCTGTTCAAGGAGCGCAGCTACGACCTGCGAGACCGGCTTCCCGAGATACAGGTCCCCACATTGGTGATCGTCGGGGCGGAAGACTGGATCTGCACGCCGAACCACTCCAGGCTGATCGCCGACCAAGTGCCGAATGCGGAACTCTTCGAGGTGCCGGGCGCAAACCATGCAGTCCACGTCGAGGCGAACGACATCGTCATTTCCGCTGCGCGCGATTTCCTGGCGCGCAGTGCCGGCTAA
- a CDS encoding ABC transporter permease: MARYFLSKIAEALIAVWGVLTIVFFVTRVLGDPATLLLPIGATEAQLDALREQFGLHRPVVEQYLHYLAMIVQGDFGMSFQFQRPAMEVVLERMPATLELAFSAIILGTLLGLVAGTIAALNRGRLAELVVMIFALLGQATPVFWLGIMFILLFAVEFGWLPTGGRGTLAHTVLPALTLAIFVCASIARLLRSSLLDVLREDYVRTARAKGLMPRTIFVWHVARNALIPVVTMIGIIMGELLGGSVVTETVFAWPGIGRLIIQAIETKDFPVIQAGVMLIAFIFVAINLLIDLAYGFLDPRIRERR; the protein is encoded by the coding sequence ATGGCTCGATATTTCCTGTCAAAGATCGCGGAGGCCCTCATAGCGGTATGGGGTGTCCTGACGATCGTTTTCTTCGTGACACGTGTGTTGGGCGATCCCGCGACGCTGTTGCTACCGATCGGCGCTACCGAAGCGCAACTCGATGCATTGCGCGAGCAGTTCGGTCTGCACAGGCCGGTGGTCGAGCAGTATCTCCACTACCTTGCGATGATCGTGCAGGGCGATTTCGGTATGTCGTTCCAGTTCCAGCGCCCGGCCATGGAGGTCGTGCTGGAACGCATGCCCGCAACACTGGAGCTTGCGTTTTCGGCAATCATCCTCGGCACGCTGCTGGGGCTGGTGGCCGGCACCATCGCCGCCCTGAATCGCGGAAGGCTGGCGGAGCTGGTGGTGATGATCTTCGCCCTTCTGGGGCAGGCGACGCCGGTTTTCTGGCTCGGCATCATGTTCATCCTGCTGTTCGCGGTGGAGTTCGGTTGGCTGCCGACGGGCGGCCGCGGCACGCTCGCCCACACGGTCCTGCCGGCACTGACGCTGGCGATCTTCGTCTGCGCGTCGATCGCGCGCCTGCTGCGGTCGAGCCTGCTGGACGTGCTGCGGGAGGACTATGTACGCACCGCCCGCGCCAAGGGCCTGATGCCGCGCACCATCTTCGTCTGGCACGTCGCGCGCAACGCTCTGATCCCGGTGGTGACGATGATCGGCATCATCATGGGTGAGCTGCTCGGCGGTTCCGTCGTCACGGAGACAGTCTTTGCGTGGCCGGGCATCGGGCGCCTCATCATCCAGGCGATCGAGACCAAGGATTTTCCGGTGATCCAGGCCGGCGTGATGCTGATCGCCTTCATTTTCGTCGCCATCAACCTGCTGATCGATCTCGCTTACGGCTTCCTTGATCCGCGCATACGCGAGCGCCGATAG
- a CDS encoding ABC transporter permease — protein sequence MKQFFSALIRSRAGLFGWTILCLFVVVALAAPWLGLHDPVKSSLTARLEAPTWTDLFNPGAHPLGTDQLGRDILSRVVYGSRATLAIAGMAVILGGIVGVVLGIVAGYLRGITDTILMRLVDIQLALPLMLLALLVVAAFGPSMTNLVIVLALTSWIRYARIVRGQVLAVREREFVLSTVAIGASTARIMFRHILPNIVTPAVVVATLELARIIIMDAALSFLGLGLQPPSPSWGRMLADGRTYMNTAWWVVTFPGLAIVLTVLSVNLVGDWLRDYFDPRQRNL from the coding sequence GTGAAACAGTTCTTCTCCGCCCTGATTCGCTCGCGTGCCGGACTTTTCGGCTGGACGATCCTTTGTCTTTTCGTCGTCGTCGCGCTGGCCGCGCCATGGCTGGGCCTGCACGACCCGGTCAAGAGCAGCCTGACTGCGCGGCTCGAGGCGCCGACTTGGACCGATCTGTTCAACCCCGGCGCGCACCCGCTAGGCACCGACCAGCTCGGCCGGGACATCCTCAGCCGTGTTGTCTACGGCTCGCGCGCGACGCTGGCGATCGCGGGCATGGCGGTGATCCTCGGCGGCATCGTCGGTGTGGTCCTCGGCATCGTTGCGGGCTATCTGCGCGGCATCACGGATACGATCCTGATGCGGCTGGTCGACATCCAGCTTGCGCTGCCGCTGATGCTTCTGGCGTTGCTTGTCGTTGCGGCGTTCGGCCCGTCGATGACCAATCTCGTCATCGTTCTCGCCCTCACGAGCTGGATACGGTACGCCCGCATCGTGCGCGGCCAGGTGCTGGCCGTTCGCGAGCGGGAATTCGTGCTGTCGACGGTCGCCATCGGCGCATCCACCGCGCGCATCATGTTCCGTCATATCCTTCCCAACATCGTCACCCCGGCCGTCGTCGTCGCCACGCTGGAACTCGCGCGCATTATCATCATGGACGCCGCGCTGAGCTTCCTCGGGCTCGGGCTTCAGCCTCCTTCCCCGAGCTGGGGCCGCATGCTTGCCGACGGGCGCACCTACATGAACACAGCCTGGTGGGTCGTCACCTTCCCCGGTCTTGCCATCGTTCTGACGGTTCTGAGCGTGAACCTGGTGGGTGACTGGCTGCGCGACTATTTCGATCCCCGCCAGAGGAACCTGTGA
- a CDS encoding ABC transporter ATP-binding protein, whose amino-acid sequence MGTPLLEVRNLSVVFDTPAGTVHAVNDVSYTLEEGETLGIVGESGSGKSVHALAMLGLLPRPPGRIVSGEVLFRGRNLLTMSERELRDIRGKQIGFVFQDPMTALNPVLTVERQLCEPLVRHENLSKPAARKRAIELLELVGIPFAEDRIGHYLFQFSGGMRQRVMIAIGIACSPQLLIADEATTALDVTVQAQVLDLVRDLKEKFGTTVIWITHDMGVVAGLADTVQVMYGGRIMERGPADPIFHKPHSAYTWGLLRSLPHGQTRSTRRLYQIPGQPPDLLAAPKGDPFAPRNEFATPRCFEEVPPLRQVDGSVPGHLVAAWYNLPALLAKREGAQA is encoded by the coding sequence ATGGGTACACCGCTCCTGGAAGTCCGTAATCTGAGCGTGGTCTTCGACACGCCGGCTGGGACAGTGCACGCCGTCAACGACGTTTCCTATACGCTGGAGGAAGGCGAGACGCTGGGGATCGTCGGCGAAAGCGGCTCGGGCAAGAGCGTCCATGCGCTTGCCATGCTCGGTCTGCTGCCGCGACCGCCGGGGCGGATCGTTTCCGGCGAGGTCCTGTTTCGCGGCCGCAACCTCCTGACGATGAGCGAGCGCGAGTTGCGGGATATTCGCGGAAAGCAGATCGGCTTCGTCTTCCAGGACCCGATGACGGCGCTAAACCCGGTGCTCACGGTCGAACGGCAGCTTTGCGAACCGCTCGTCCGCCACGAGAACCTGTCGAAACCGGCAGCACGCAAGCGAGCCATCGAACTGCTCGAATTGGTCGGCATTCCCTTCGCGGAGGATCGCATCGGCCACTATCTCTTCCAATTCTCGGGTGGAATGCGGCAGCGGGTGATGATCGCTATCGGCATTGCCTGCAGCCCACAGCTGCTAATCGCCGACGAGGCGACCACTGCGCTGGACGTGACCGTGCAGGCGCAGGTGCTCGATCTCGTGCGCGACCTGAAGGAGAAGTTCGGCACCACCGTCATCTGGATCACGCACGACATGGGCGTGGTGGCCGGCCTCGCCGACACCGTGCAGGTGATGTATGGCGGCCGGATCATGGAGCGCGGCCCGGCCGATCCGATCTTCCACAAGCCGCACAGCGCCTACACCTGGGGTCTGCTGCGCTCCCTCCCTCACGGGCAGACGCGCAGCACAAGGCGGCTCTATCAGATACCCGGCCAGCCGCCGGACCTGCTTGCCGCGCCGAAGGGCGATCCGTTCGCCCCCCGCAACGAGTTCGCCACGCCGCGCTGCTTCGAGGAGGTGCCGCCGCTGCGGCAGGTTGACGGCAGCGTTCCGGGCCATCTGGTCGCGGCATGGTACAATCTCCCGGCCTTGCTGGCGAAGCGCGAGGGAGCACAGGCATGA
- a CDS encoding ATP-binding cassette domain-containing protein, translating into MTAVPQPLVAVRNLVKQYGGRKRLFGGGFSLRAVDDISFDIAPGETLGLVGESGSGKSTTGRVLLQLEPLTSGEVRFKGESITGFKPSEMKRFRQEMQIVFQDPYSALNPRMTVGDFVEEPILIHTKSSRAERRDRTAELFRLVGLDPSFMSRYPHEFSGGQRQRVNIARAVALRPSFIVADEPITALDVSIQAQIINLFQDLQEQMGLAYLFVAHDLSMVRYLCHRVAVMLRGRIVEMAPAEQLFEDPRHPYTQALLSAIPVPDPRIERQRRHVKFNLAVHGPKPEQALREVSPDHLVLS; encoded by the coding sequence ATGACGGCCGTTCCCCAGCCGCTCGTCGCGGTTCGCAACCTGGTCAAGCAGTATGGTGGCCGGAAGCGGCTGTTCGGCGGCGGATTTTCCCTGCGGGCCGTCGACGACATCAGCTTCGACATCGCGCCCGGCGAAACGCTGGGTCTGGTGGGCGAATCCGGTTCGGGCAAAAGCACGACCGGCCGGGTTCTCCTCCAGCTCGAACCGCTGACCTCCGGCGAGGTCCGTTTCAAGGGCGAAAGCATAACCGGCTTCAAACCTTCGGAAATGAAGCGCTTCCGGCAGGAAATGCAGATCGTCTTTCAGGACCCTTACTCGGCGCTCAACCCGCGCATGACGGTGGGCGACTTCGTGGAAGAGCCGATCCTCATCCACACGAAAAGCTCCAGGGCCGAACGACGCGACCGCACCGCCGAATTGTTCCGGCTCGTCGGGCTAGACCCGTCCTTCATGTCGCGTTATCCGCACGAATTTTCAGGCGGCCAGCGCCAGCGCGTCAACATCGCAAGGGCGGTTGCGCTGCGGCCGAGCTTTATCGTGGCCGACGAGCCGATCACCGCGCTCGACGTATCCATCCAGGCACAGATCATCAATCTTTTCCAGGACCTCCAGGAACAGATGGGATTGGCCTACCTGTTCGTCGCGCACGACCTGTCGATGGTGCGCTATCTCTGCCATCGCGTCGCCGTCATGCTGCGCGGACGCATCGTGGAAATGGCGCCGGCGGAGCAGCTTTTCGAGGATCCGCGCCATCCCTACACACAGGCGTTGCTCAGCGCGATCCCGGTACCCGATCCACGCATCGAGCGGCAGCGCCGCCATGTCAAGTTCAATCTCGCCGTTCACGGCCCGAAGCCCGAGCAGGCACTGCGCGAGGTCTCACCCGACCATCTTGTCCTTTCATGA